The proteins below are encoded in one region of Ciconia boyciana chromosome 19, ASM3463844v1, whole genome shotgun sequence:
- the NADK gene encoding NAD kinase isoform X2 has translation MHIQDPASQRLTWNKPPKSVLVIKKIRDASLLQPFKELCVYLTEENNMIVYVEKKVLEDPAIANDDNFGPVKKKFCTFREDYDDISNQIDFIICLGGDGTLLYASSLFQGSVPPVMAFHLGSLGFLTPFNFENFQSQVTQVIEGNAALVLRSRLKVKVVKEHREKMTVQNGIEENGVVPTNIEKEVGKQIMQYQVLNEVVVDRGPSSYLSNVDVFLDGHLITTVQGDGVIVSTPTGSTAYAAAAGASMIHPNVPAIMITPICPHSLSFRPIVVPAGVELKIMLSPDARNTAWVSFDGRKRQEICHGDSISITTSCYPLPSICFRDPVSDWFESLAECLHWNVRKKQNNFAVEEEEF, from the exons gCACATTCAGGATCCAGCAAGCCAGCGGTTGACATGGAACAAACCTCCCAAGAGCGTCCTTGTTATTAAAAAGATACGTGATGCCAGTCTGCTGCAGCCTTTTAAAGAGCTCTGTGTGTATCTTACTGAG GAGAACAATATGATAGTgtatgtagaaaaaaaagtattggaaGACCCCGCTATAGCTAATGATGATAACTTTGGACCAGTGAAGAAGAAATTTTGCACCTTCAGAGAAG ATTATGATGATATCTCCAATCAGATAGACTTTATCATATGCCTGGGAGGAGATGGGACCTTACTTTATGCTTCTTCGCTTTTCCAG GGTAGTGTACCTCCAGTTATGGCTTTTCATCTGGGATCCCTTGGATTTCTTACTCCATTTAATTTTGAGAATTTTCAGTCCCAAGTCACTCAGGTTATAGAAG GCAATGCAGCGCTTGTTCTACGAAGCAGGCTGAAAGTGAAAGTAGTAAAAgagcacagagagaaaatgacAGTACAAAATGGTATAGAAGAAAATGGAGTAGTGCCTACAAATATAGAGAAAGAAGTGGGCAAGCAAATTATGCAATATCAG GTCCTAAATGAAGTTGTAGTGGATCGTGGTCCTTCTTCTTACCTTTCCAATGTAGATGTCTTTCTAGATGGACACCTGATAACAACAGTGCAAGGAGATG GAGTCATTGTCTCCACGCCGACTGGTAGCACTGCAtatgcagctgcagcaggagcttcTATGATTCATCCAAATGTTCCTGCAATAATGATCACCCCAATCTGCCCTCACTCATTGTCTTTCAGACCTATTGTTGTTCCTGCTGGAGTGGAACTCAAG attATGCTCTCCCCGGATGCCAGGAATACAGCATGGGTTTCATTTGATggaaggaagaggcaggaaaTATGCCATGGAGACAG TATTAGCATCACTACCTCTTGCTATCCCCTTCCTTCGATCTGTTTCCGAGATCCTGTGAGCGACTGGTTTGAAAGTCTGGCTGAGTGTTTACACTGGAATGTTCGGaagaagcaaaataactttgctGTTGAAGAAGAAGAATTTTGA